The Deltaproteobacteria bacterium genomic interval GCTGACCCGCAGCCCGAGGCCGTAGGTCGCCTGGGTGTCACAGATGGAGATCCGATCGAGGGTCGTGTCCTGGGCGTCGATCAGCTCGATACCGACGGCGCCCTGGCTGGCGACCCAGGACTCCACGCCGTGGATCCCCCGGCTCCAGTCCCCGGCGCAGGAGCCGCAGCCGCCGGCGTTCGGGTCGGGGGTGCAGCTGTCCTCGAGCTGGAGGCGGGAGGCCTCCACCTTGATCCCGACGCTGCTGAGCACGCCCCCACCCCCGTGGACGTTGAGGCGGGTGGCCCGCACCTCGGCGCCGTTCTTGATCGAGAGCCCCAGGGTGGTGCTCTCGCTGACCTCGGCCCCGATGATCGCCACGTTCGAGAGGGTGAACGACCGGGCGCCGCTGATGGTCATGCCGATGAGGTCGGCCTGCGCCCGGCGCAGGACCATCCGGGCGAGCGCCGTGGGGTTCTGCACGGTGTCGGGCACCATCAGCCCCTGCGGGTGGTGGGTCAGCAGCCGCGTCGTGTGGCCGGGGCACTCGGTCCAGGTGGTGCTCTCGTAGCTGCCCACGATCGAGACCCGGTCGTGCATCCGGAAGCCCTCCGTCGCCGTGTCGATCACGTAGTCGGCGGTCCCGGTGCCGCAGATCGGGCCGCCCGCCACGCAGATCGTCACCTGCTCCTCGGTGGCGAGCTGCCGCTCGGCCTCGGCCTGGGCGAACTGCAGGGTGCGCAGCGGCAGGAGGGAGTTGCGGCCGTCGTTGCCCGGCGTGTCGGCGCCGGTCGGCGCGACGAAGATGCAGTCCGGCAGGTTGCCGGAGGCGTTCAGGACCTCGTCGACGACCCCGTCGCAGTCGTCGTCCTCGCCGTTGGGGAGGGTGCCCTCGCCGCCGGGGGCCGGGGTGCCGGGAACGCACGCCCCCAGGGCGCCGCCGCTGCAGCGCCCCTCGGCCTCGCAGACCCCGATCCCGCAGGTCGGGAGGGGCACGCTCTCGTCGTCGGTGCCGTCGCAGTCGTCGTCGAGGCCGTTGCAGGTTTCCTCGGAGGGCAGGACCTGCCCGTGGCAGGGGTACCAGATCCCCTCGATGCACCACTCCTGTCCGGAGCGGCAGACGCCCCGGTTCGCCGTCCCCTCGGGGCCCTCGTAGCACTGGCGCACGGTGTGCCGGCCCACGCCGGAGTGGGTGTCGTCGCAGTCCGGGCCGGCGCAGCCCTCGCCCTCGCCGAAGCCGTCCCGATCCCCGTCCACGTCGCAGCCGACGCAGGCGAGCTCGCAGCGCCCCAGGTTGCAGGCCCAGCTGCCCTCGGCGCAGGGGACCCCCTGGGGGCAGTCGTCGACGGTGGCGCAGTCGGGCTGCTCGACCTGGATGCAGAAGCCCACGCTCGCGTCGCACCAGAGCTGGTCGGGGTTCACCTCCTCGCTGCCGGCGAAGCGCTCGCGGCAGTCCGCGTCGCTCTCACAGCTGACCTTCTCGCCGCTCCAGCGCGGGGCCTTCGGGCAGGCCCCGAGACCCATGACGAGCATGATGGCCAGCCCCAGGCTGGTGGTGGTGCCGATCTTCATCGTCCCTCCCGGAACAGGCTCTCACTCTAGCAAAGAGCCCCCCTGCCTTGTGCCCGGCCGCCGAGGTCTTATTGTGAGCGGCGAATGAGCTCTGACTCCAGCAGCCGCCGGCTCGGCATCCTCCTGCGGCTGGTCGAGCTGCTCCGGCCGCACAAGCTGCGCTTCGCCGTCGCGACCGTGGCCCTGATGGTCGGCTCGCTGGTGGCGCTGGTCTACCCGCAGGCCGCCCGCTACGCCATCGACGAGGGCCTCGGGGAGGGCGGCTCGAGGGAGGTGCTGGATCAGGTCGCCCTCTTCCTGGCGATCCTCTTCGCCCTCCACGCCGGCGTCGTCTGGATCCGCCACTACCTGATGTCCTGGCTGGGCGACCGGGCGGTGGCCGACCTGCGCCGCCAGAGCTTCGATGGCCTGGTCTACCTGCCGGTGGGCTGGTTCCACCTGCGCCGCACCGGCGAGCTCATCGGCCGGCTCTCCGCCGACATCGCCATCATCGAGGGCTTCGTCGGCAGCCAGCTCTCCATCGCCCTGCGCAACCTCATCCAGCTCATCGGCGGCCTCACGCTCCTGCTCTGGCAGAGCCCCCTGCTCACCTTGATCATGGTGGCGGTGGTCCCGCCGATGATGCTGGCGATGGTCGTCCTCGGCCGGAAGATCCGCCGCATGAGCCGGGAGGTGCAGGACCGTCTCGCCGAGACCAGCGGCGACGCCCAGGAGTCCCTCGGCGCGATCCAAACGGTGCAGGCCTTCGTGCGCGAGACCTTCGAGCAGGCGCGCTACGGCGAGGGCATCGAGCGGGCCTTCGGCTCGATGGTGGACCTCGCTCGCTGGCGGGCGACCTTCATGGCGACGGTCACCGTCGCCGGCTACGCCGCCATCGCGGCCATCCTCTGGATCGGCGGCCGCTGGGTGGTGGACGGCCGGATGAGCGGCGGCGACCTGGCCGCCTTCATGATCTACACCTCGATCGTCGGGGTGGCGGTGGCGAGCCTGGCGGGCCTCTGGGGCACCCTGCAGCGCGCCGCCGGCGCCACCGAGCGCATCTTCGAGATCATCGACACCCTCCCCGAGATCCGCGACCCCGCCTCGCCGCGAGCCCTGCCCGAGGGCGGCGGCGCCGTGCGCTTCGAGGGCGTGCACTTCACCTACCCGGCCCGGCCCGAGCAGGAGGTCCTCGAGGGCGTCGACTTCGAGATCCACCCCGGCGAGCTGGTCGCCGCGGTGGGCCCCTCCGGGGCGGGCAAGACCACGCTCACCGCCCTGCTCTTCCGCTTCTTCGATCCGACGGCCGGGGCCGTGCGCCTCGAGGGGGTCGACCTGCGCGAGCTGGCCCTGGCCGACCTGCGCGGCGCCATGGCCATGGTCGAGCAGGAGCCGGTGCTCTTCTCGGGCACCATCGCCGAGAACATCGCCTACGGCCGGCCCGGCGCCACCCCCGCGGAGATCGAGGCCGCGGCCCGGGACGCCAACGCCCACGACTTCGTCACCGCCTTCCCCGAGGGCTACCAGACCCTGCTGGGCGAGCGCGGGGTGCGGGTCTCGGGGGGCCAGCGTCAGCGCCTGGCCATCGCCCGGGCGCTCCTGGCCAACCCCCGCCTGCTGATCCTCGATGAGGCCACCAGCAACCTCGACGCCGAGAGCGAGGCCCTGGTGCAGGAGGCCCTCTCCCGCCTGATGCACGAGCGGACGACCTTCGTCATCGCCCACCGGCTCTCCACCGTCCGGGACGCCGACCGGATCCTGGTCTTCGATCAGGGCCGGCTGGTCGAGACCGGCGACCACGAGAGCCTCATGACCTCGGACGGGGTCTACCGGCGCCTGGTGGAGCGGCAGCTCTCCGAGTGAGCTGCGCCCCCGCTACGCCTCCGGGGTTCGCGCGGGCCGGACGGGAATCTAGGTCCGGCGCCGCGCACCCCGAAAGAGTCCCGAGGGAGGCGTTGTCGCTGGCCCCTCGTCGGGACTCGAGCTGGCGACTTTCATAACCATAGGTACGAGCAAGTCGCGTGCCGGATCTGACGGAAGGCCGCGATCTCGCAAGCCCGCGAGATCAAAGAAAACGGGGCCGGGGGAAGATCCCCAGGCCCCGTCGACTTCCGTGAAATCCGGATCGCGGTGTCGCTAATTCGACACTACTACTCCTGCCAGATCACCGGCTTCTTGGCCTCGTACCAGGCCGGCGCCATCGGGGTGTAGGTGTCCTCGATCACGCCCCGCTTCACCTTGAGGGTGGGGGTGAGGAAGCCGTTCTCGGTGAGCCACTCGTCCTTCACCACGGCGAGGAACTCGAGCTTCTCGTAGCCGGCCAGCTCGCTGTTGATCTCGTCGAGGTGAGCCTTCAGTGCGGCCTCGAGGGCGGCCTTGTCGCCGTTCTTCCCGGCGCGGGCGTCCTCGGAGAGCATCACCAGCGCGTGGGGCTGGGGCTGGCCGCTGCCGCAGACGCAGGAGAGCTCCACCTGGGGGTGGTTGTTGATCATGTTCTCGATGGGCGCCGGGGCGATGTACTTGCCCTTCGAGGTCTTGAAGAGCTCCTTCACCCGGCCGGTGATGGTGAGGCGGCCCATCTCGTCCACCGAGCCGCGATCGCCGGTCTTCAGCCAGCCATCCTCGGTGAACATCTCCTTGGTGGCCTCCTCGTTCTTGTAGTAGCCCATCATGTCGCCGGGGCTCTTCACGAGGATCTCACCCTCCTCCGAGATCTTGCACTCGACGCCGGTCTGCGGGACGCCGACGGTGCCGGCCTTGGCCTGGCCCGGGCGGTTGGAGTGGGAGTAGGCGAAGTTCTCGCTCATGCCGTAGCCCTCGAGGAGGTCGAGGCCGAGGGAGCGGTACCACTCGATGACCTCCTTCGGGATCGGCGCCGAGCCCGAGCCCGCGAAGCGGACGTGCTGCAGGCCGAGGCCGGTGAGCACCTTCTTCTTCACGATGCCCTTGAGGATCGGGATCTTCAGCAGGCGAGCGAGCTTCTCGGGGGGCATCTTCTGGAAGACGCCGAGCTGGAACTTCAGCCAGAGGCGGGGCACCGAGAGGAACATCGTCGGGGCCGCGCGCTGCAGATCCTTCACGAAGGTCTCGAGCGCCTCGGCGAAGAAGACCTGCCCGCCACAGTAGAAGAGGTGCGCCTCGATGAAGGCCCGCTCGAAGGAGTGGGCCAGGGGCAGGTAGGAGAGCGCCCGGTCGGTGAT includes:
- a CDS encoding ABC transporter transmembrane domain-containing protein; protein product: MSSDSSSRRLGILLRLVELLRPHKLRFAVATVALMVGSLVALVYPQAARYAIDEGLGEGGSREVLDQVALFLAILFALHAGVVWIRHYLMSWLGDRAVADLRRQSFDGLVYLPVGWFHLRRTGELIGRLSADIAIIEGFVGSQLSIALRNLIQLIGGLTLLLWQSPLLTLIMVAVVPPMMLAMVVLGRKIRRMSREVQDRLAETSGDAQESLGAIQTVQAFVRETFEQARYGEGIERAFGSMVDLARWRATFMATVTVAGYAAIAAILWIGGRWVVDGRMSGGDLAAFMIYTSIVGVAVASLAGLWGTLQRAAGATERIFEIIDTLPEIRDPASPRALPEGGGAVRFEGVHFTYPARPEQEVLEGVDFEIHPGELVAAVGPSGAGKTTLTALLFRFFDPTAGAVRLEGVDLRELALADLRGAMAMVEQEPVLFSGTIAENIAYGRPGATPAEIEAAARDANAHDFVTAFPEGYQTLLGERGVRVSGGQRQRLAIARALLANPRLLILDEATSNLDAESEALVQEALSRLMHERTTFVIAHRLSTVRDADRILVFDQGRLVETGDHESLMTSDGVYRRLVERQLSE
- a CDS encoding AMP-binding protein; this translates as MSTNKDTKTLLECMLNWEKQGKDRRVFTQPMGGGDENLKYYTYGEAMEEARRLASYIKSLELPPKSCITLLSKNTAWWMITDIAIWMAGHVSVPIFPTFTADTVEHIIKHSESKLLFVGKLDPVWEQMKEGIPSDITIVATPLAPENDYLQWDDIISKHEPLQEVDSPDPATLATLIYTSGSTGQPKGVMISHKAMRQSAQYISEYLDTGITDRALSYLPLAHSFERAFIEAHLFYCGGQVFFAEALETFVKDLQRAAPTMFLSVPRLWLKFQLGVFQKMPPEKLARLLKIPILKGIVKKKVLTGLGLQHVRFAGSGSAPIPKEVIEWYRSLGLDLLEGYGMSENFAYSHSNRPGQAKAGTVGVPQTGVECKISEEGEILVKSPGDMMGYYKNEEATKEMFTEDGWLKTGDRGSVDEMGRLTITGRVKELFKTSKGKYIAPAPIENMINNHPQVELSCVCGSGQPQPHALVMLSEDARAGKNGDKAALEAALKAHLDEINSELAGYEKLEFLAVVKDEWLTENGFLTPTLKVKRGVIEDTYTPMAPAWYEAKKPVIWQE